A stretch of Imperialibacter roseus DNA encodes these proteins:
- a CDS encoding radical SAM protein: MSRKIFQVHPSQYCNYSCSHCYSSSSPMMRGAVSVDIVLNAIADAADLGYNKLSVSGGEPLLVPYLKELLVSAKTKGMSTSLVTNGSFPEEKYQQLQGLVDTIGVSFDGFGALHNTVRQNQLAFEKASRFLGFAGKYFENVGMVYSLTDQSWESIPEVLELGKQNDISVFQVHPIEFHGRAKLSPSLSLSEGNLKRAYLLVNALEGQYEFPLQFDVLNKASAFGSMIPDISGEVATDIVDLLVMNERAEVLPYTYGMDLRWKVADLKRESLKRGWELFKQDLVVGFEHWCRNAIHKVDRVLFTPGFPYLTSSNQ; this comes from the coding sequence ATGTCAAGAAAGATATTCCAGGTTCATCCTTCTCAGTATTGCAACTACAGTTGTTCGCATTGCTACTCTTCTTCCTCGCCAATGATGAGAGGGGCGGTTTCGGTCGATATTGTTTTGAATGCCATTGCCGATGCTGCAGACCTGGGATATAACAAGCTGTCGGTATCAGGGGGAGAGCCTTTATTGGTGCCTTACCTCAAGGAATTGCTGGTATCGGCAAAGACAAAAGGGATGTCTACTTCGCTTGTGACAAATGGCTCGTTTCCAGAGGAAAAATATCAACAGTTGCAAGGGCTGGTTGATACGATAGGAGTAAGCTTCGATGGTTTTGGTGCCTTGCACAACACAGTCAGACAAAACCAACTGGCATTTGAAAAAGCAAGCAGATTTCTGGGATTTGCCGGCAAGTACTTTGAGAATGTCGGCATGGTTTATTCGTTAACAGATCAGTCCTGGGAGTCAATTCCAGAAGTACTTGAGTTGGGAAAGCAAAACGATATTAGTGTCTTTCAGGTTCACCCTATCGAATTTCATGGGAGAGCCAAGTTGTCGCCCTCATTGTCGCTTAGTGAAGGGAATTTGAAGCGGGCTTATTTGTTAGTAAATGCTTTAGAGGGCCAGTATGAATTCCCACTGCAGTTTGATGTTCTTAACAAAGCATCTGCATTTGGATCAATGATACCAGACATTTCAGGGGAAGTTGCCACTGACATAGTTGATCTGCTAGTGATGAATGAGCGGGCCGAAGTACTGCCCTATACCTATGGCATGGATCTGCGATGGAAGGTTGCCGACTTGAAAAGGGAGTCCCTGAAAAGGGGATGGGAACTGTTCAAGCAGGATTTGGTTGTCGGGTTTGAACATTGGTGTAGAAACGCCATTCATAAAGTAGATAGGGTTCTATTTACCCCAGGCTTCCCATATCTTACCAGTTCCAATCAATGA
- a CDS encoding response regulator transcription factor produces the protein MKKLLLVDDHQIVLDGLNGIFDNELEIEVVAVVRSGKEAIALIEKTQVDIVCTDIEMPGMDGIELAKTIKENHPGIKVLVLSMYSRPELVKQLAAIGVDGFLRKDAGKMELLLAIDHLAKGDSYYSQHFTQSLIVSQKKQTPAIQLTSRELEVLNLLANGDSTAEIAEKLFISFHTVQSHRKSLLVKFDVHNTTSLLKKASQHHLISS, from the coding sequence ATGAAAAAGCTGTTACTAGTAGATGATCATCAGATCGTACTCGACGGATTAAATGGAATCTTTGACAACGAACTGGAAATAGAAGTAGTAGCTGTAGTGCGGAGTGGCAAGGAGGCAATCGCTCTGATTGAAAAGACACAGGTCGATATTGTTTGCACAGACATAGAAATGCCTGGAATGGATGGTATTGAACTGGCCAAGACGATTAAAGAGAATCATCCGGGGATTAAGGTTTTAGTACTCAGTATGTACAGTCGACCTGAGCTGGTGAAGCAGCTGGCAGCGATAGGGGTAGATGGGTTTCTAAGAAAAGATGCTGGTAAGATGGAGCTGTTGCTGGCGATAGATCATTTGGCCAAAGGAGATAGCTATTATAGCCAACACTTTACCCAATCCCTGATTGTTTCTCAGAAGAAGCAAACTCCTGCCATCCAGCTTACTTCACGAGAACTCGAAGTACTCAACCTGCTCGCCAATGGTGACAGCACAGCTGAGATAGCAGAAAAGTTATTTATTAGCTTCCACACCGTGCAATCGCACCGCAAAAGCCTTTTGGTCAAATTTGATGTTCACAACACTACTTCCCTGCTGAAAAAGGCCTCCCAACACCATCTCATCTCTTCCTGA
- a CDS encoding tetratricopeptide repeat-containing sensor histidine kinase: protein MPFFSALLFLITTNFQGDSLKAQKYFETFQSEKYSNPNGAIAYLDSAIFLSQGTPHKSQKAHYLRQKGIHLKNQGELAQSLQVYDEALGLFEQENDSAGIAATYNNIGISYFRMANYDLALANYFKARDINLRLQDNSGLARNYIAIGNLYADSHQYEEGLLNYLEAEKLLSEDIDASSYALVTKNIGLLFSERDNDNYNPSKAIEYGQRSILSYRAQGDSINIAGLYHNLGLLYENEDDLGRAENYYRKGLKLREAFNLKNDLASSHFNLGNVSLKKHSPNEALLSFLKSYELASESENLALLRTSAKRLSEIYSSLNVPNRAFRYLTLYDSLDEILFNTEKARIIGELETKYETERKEKELAQAQTEIERRIAERNGYLITLAVFLSLTILLVLIYQQRQGAIKALRQREKDLFNKKVNELLLEQELTSLNAMLDGQENERKRLSRELHDRIGSLLTAARFTLETNGKEQGDKLKDFLAEALEETRNLSHSLASGVLAKFGLVAAINDLKASIEDDRDIQILFNHEGLDTRINNEIEIDTYRIIQELISNSLKHSFAKKITIFIAVRDQHLELNYRDDGVGFIVDSVQGGIGLKNVEARSKKYNGQLSIDSRPAEGMLLTLNLEIYPDEKAVTSR, encoded by the coding sequence ATGCCGTTTTTCTCAGCTCTCTTATTTTTAATTACTACCAACTTTCAGGGAGACTCCCTGAAAGCACAAAAGTATTTCGAAACATTCCAATCCGAGAAGTACTCAAACCCCAATGGAGCCATTGCCTATTTGGACAGCGCCATTTTTTTATCACAGGGGACTCCCCATAAGTCACAAAAAGCTCACTACCTACGCCAAAAAGGCATTCACCTCAAAAACCAAGGGGAGCTTGCTCAATCGCTGCAGGTGTATGACGAGGCCCTGGGGCTTTTTGAACAAGAAAATGACTCAGCTGGAATTGCTGCTACGTACAATAATATTGGTATTTCATATTTTCGGATGGCCAATTATGATTTAGCGCTTGCAAACTACTTCAAGGCAAGGGATATCAACCTTCGCTTACAAGACAATAGCGGATTGGCGAGGAATTACATAGCTATTGGGAATCTGTATGCAGACAGCCACCAATACGAAGAAGGCCTTTTAAATTATCTTGAAGCTGAGAAGCTTTTATCTGAAGATATTGATGCTTCGTCCTATGCGCTGGTGACCAAAAACATCGGACTACTTTTTAGCGAAAGAGATAACGACAACTACAACCCCTCCAAAGCCATAGAATATGGCCAGCGAAGCATTTTGAGCTATCGTGCCCAGGGAGACTCCATTAATATTGCGGGCCTTTACCACAATCTGGGGTTATTGTATGAAAATGAAGATGACCTGGGGCGAGCGGAAAACTACTACAGAAAAGGTTTGAAATTGAGGGAAGCATTCAACCTGAAGAACGACCTAGCAAGCTCCCATTTTAACCTTGGGAATGTCTCCCTAAAAAAGCACTCCCCGAATGAGGCATTGCTGTCATTTTTGAAAAGTTATGAGCTTGCCTCCGAAAGTGAAAATCTTGCACTTCTTCGAACATCCGCTAAGCGACTGTCTGAGATTTATTCTTCATTGAATGTGCCAAACCGGGCATTCAGATACCTGACCCTATACGATAGTCTTGACGAAATTCTTTTTAACACAGAAAAGGCCAGAATCATTGGCGAGCTCGAAACGAAATACGAAACAGAGCGAAAAGAAAAGGAGCTCGCTCAGGCTCAAACTGAAATCGAACGGAGAATTGCAGAACGAAACGGGTACCTTATCACGCTGGCTGTCTTTTTGTCGCTAACGATTTTGCTGGTACTTATTTATCAGCAGCGACAGGGTGCGATAAAAGCCCTCCGCCAGAGGGAAAAGGATCTATTCAATAAGAAAGTGAATGAGCTCCTGTTGGAGCAGGAGTTGACCTCACTGAACGCTATGCTCGATGGTCAGGAAAATGAAAGAAAACGGCTTTCAAGAGAATTGCATGACCGTATAGGAAGTTTACTCACGGCCGCCAGGTTTACCCTGGAGACGAACGGAAAGGAACAGGGAGATAAGCTGAAAGACTTCCTGGCCGAGGCACTTGAGGAGACACGTAACCTGTCTCACTCCCTCGCCTCGGGAGTGCTGGCCAAATTTGGTCTGGTAGCAGCGATCAATGATTTGAAGGCAAGCATTGAGGATGATAGAGATATTCAGATCTTGTTCAATCATGAGGGCCTCGACACACGCATCAACAATGAGATTGAAATAGATACTTATCGGATCATTCAGGAGCTCATAAGCAACTCGCTAAAACACTCATTTGCTAAGAAAATAACCATTTTTATCGCAGTGAGAGATCAACACCTGGAGCTCAACTACCGGGACGATGGAGTCGGTTTTATTGTCGATTCGGTTCAGGGTGGTATCGGATTGAAGAATGTAGAGGCACGAAGCAAAAAATACAATGGTCAACTGTCTATTGATAGTCGGCCCGCAGAAGGAATGCTGCTAACCCTTAACCTAGAGATTTACCCGGATGAAAAAGCTGTTACTAGTAGATGA